In a genomic window of Paracoccaceae bacterium:
- a CDS encoding ABC transporter permease encodes MIPLLIYIIIFIAAFFIVTKVVQGAGMSDYTSLKTVTFGDESAVRPNRAAGIISILTIFLMWGIFTGSSLLPGFLHAPGPFEGTTSFTYTSQAEGQPPDDATVTVVVHPREIDTDAPEVEPGDGFAKNDSAAIAQWRTGLINVDRNDDITKSDGAKVIAINGEKIAPGETVKVDGGAVTLSDKGTPNFEPTRGWQMEPLYLPAPEQVWTRSIAIASEGFRNFTLLEHLGYSLFRVVVGFVLGAIVGIPLGYAMGLSDWFRGWFDPIVEFMRPVPPLALIPLVIIWAGIGEAGKIILLFLAALWIMAIAARSGVSGVKISKVHAAYSLGASKWQIMRHVIVPNSLPEIFTGARVAMGVCWGTVVAAELVAAEQGAGMMIMTASKFQNTDIVIMGIILIGVIGFGIDMLMRWAERILVPWKGKG; translated from the coding sequence ATGATACCTCTGCTGATATACATCATCATCTTCATAGCGGCGTTTTTCATTGTGACCAAAGTGGTGCAGGGTGCGGGTATGAGCGATTACACGTCGCTCAAGACGGTGACATTCGGCGATGAAAGCGCTGTACGTCCCAACCGCGCCGCCGGGATTATTTCGATCCTGACGATCTTTTTGATGTGGGGGATTTTCACAGGCTCCAGCCTGTTGCCGGGTTTTCTGCATGCGCCGGGCCCGTTTGAGGGAACCACAAGCTTTACCTATACCTCGCAAGCGGAAGGGCAGCCCCCTGATGATGCCACGGTGACGGTTGTGGTGCATCCGCGCGAGATCGACACGGACGCGCCCGAGGTGGAACCGGGCGATGGTTTTGCCAAAAACGATTCCGCAGCGATCGCGCAATGGCGCACAGGTCTGATCAACGTGGACCGTAACGATGACATCACCAAGAGCGATGGTGCAAAGGTCATTGCCATCAACGGCGAGAAAATTGCGCCCGGCGAAACGGTCAAGGTTGACGGCGGGGCCGTGACCCTGTCCGACAAGGGCACGCCCAACTTCGAGCCGACACGTGGTTGGCAGATGGAGCCCTTGTATCTGCCCGCACCGGAACAGGTCTGGACCCGCTCCATTGCCATTGCCAGCGAGGGGTTTCGCAACTTTACCCTGCTCGAGCACCTTGGGTATTCACTGTTCCGCGTCGTCGTCGGCTTTGTACTGGGCGCGATTGTCGGCATTCCACTGGGTTATGCCATGGGGCTGAGCGATTGGTTCCGGGGCTGGTTTGATCCCATCGTGGAATTCATGCGCCCGGTGCCGCCCTTGGCGCTGATCCCGCTGGTGATCATCTGGGCCGGGATCGGGGAGGCTGGCAAGATCATCCTACTGTTCCTGGCCGCCTTATGGATCATGGCGATTGCGGCGCGTTCCGGCGTGTCGGGTGTCAAGATTTCCAAGGTCCACGCGGCCTATTCGCTGGGCGCAAGCAAGTGGCAGATCATGCGCCACGTCATTGTGCCCAACTCCTTGCCGGAGATCTTTACCGGTGCGCGGGTGGCGATGGGTGTGTGCTGGGGCACGGTTGTGGCCGCTGAACTGGTCGCGGCGGAACAGGGCGCGGGTATGATGATCATGACCGCCTCCAAGTTCCAGAACACTGATATCGTGATCATGGGCATCATCCTGATCGGAGTGATCGGCTTTGGCATCGACATGCTGATGCGCTGGGCCGAACGCATCCTCGTGCCGTGGAAGGGTAAAGGCTGA
- a CDS encoding ABC transporter ATP-binding protein, with protein sequence MTGLSIENLSMRFELPNGDHVQALQDVSIDLKAGELLSVLGPSGCGKTTLLNIVAGFLAPTSGELILNGHKVTGPDAERGMVFQQGALFEWMSVRENVGFGPSMKGTPKRDKDETVDHLLDVVGLQDFKEKAVYELSGGMQQRVALARCLANDPDVILMDEPLGALDALTREKMQSLVLKLWKETGKTIILITHSVEEALLLGERLIVMAPRPGRIHKEYRLPFADLGVDADLREVKKHPDFGPKREEILNMIWDMEEEIMGGKEDAA encoded by the coding sequence ATGACCGGACTATCCATAGAAAATCTATCCATGCGCTTTGAATTGCCCAACGGTGATCATGTGCAGGCTTTGCAGGACGTTTCAATTGACCTGAAAGCTGGCGAGTTGCTGAGCGTGCTGGGCCCCTCAGGGTGCGGCAAGACAACGCTTTTGAACATTGTGGCGGGCTTTCTGGCCCCGACCAGCGGCGAGTTGATCCTGAACGGGCACAAGGTTACCGGGCCGGACGCGGAACGCGGCATGGTGTTTCAACAAGGTGCGTTGTTTGAGTGGATGTCGGTGCGTGAAAATGTTGGCTTTGGCCCGTCGATGAAGGGCACGCCCAAGCGCGACAAGGACGAGACAGTGGATCATCTGCTGGACGTGGTTGGCCTTCAGGATTTCAAAGAGAAGGCGGTTTACGAATTGTCGGGCGGCATGCAGCAGCGTGTGGCGCTGGCGCGCTGTCTGGCCAACGACCCGGATGTGATCCTGATGGATGAACCCCTGGGCGCGCTGGATGCCTTGACGCGGGAAAAAATGCAGAGCCTCGTGCTGAAGCTGTGGAAAGAAACCGGCAAGACGATCATTCTGATCACGCACTCAGTTGAGGAAGCGCTGCTTTTGGGCGAACGCTTGATCGTGATGGCGCCCCGCCCCGGACGCATCCACAAGGAATACCGTCTGCCCTTTGCCGACCTCGGCGTTGATGCAGATCTGCGCGAAGTGAAAAAACATCCCGACTTCGGCCCCAAACGCGAAGAAATCCTGAACATGATCTGGGATATGGAAGAAGAAATTATGGGCGGAAAGGAGGACGCGGCATGA
- a CDS encoding ABC transporter substrate-binding protein: protein MIKKTTCGFIAGAVMAMGAQSASAEITVGYFLEWPMPMMAAKASGAYDEALGMKVNWVSFETGTAMSAAMASGDVQLSVSQGVPPFVVAASGGQDIQVVDVAVSYSDNDNCVVSAGLEIDKESAGELAGKKVAVPLGTAAHYGFLRQMDHFGIPLDSLQVVDMAPPEGAAALSQGAVDFACGYGGGLGRMKEYGNVLLTGDEKEELGILVFDVTSAPASFIAENGDTVSKFLAVTAAANEEWNTNPTDEMLTVIAEQAGMDLDAAKSAISTMKFPGVEDQLSETWLGGNAATFMKGVADVFVEAGSIDSALDSYEDAVNTAPLTAAQGL, encoded by the coding sequence ATGATCAAAAAGACAACATGCGGATTTATTGCGGGCGCCGTCATGGCGATGGGCGCACAATCCGCCTCTGCGGAAATCACCGTGGGATATTTCCTAGAATGGCCCATGCCGATGATGGCGGCCAAGGCTTCCGGCGCTTACGATGAAGCGCTGGGCATGAAGGTAAACTGGGTTTCTTTTGAAACCGGCACGGCGATGAGCGCGGCAATGGCCTCAGGTGATGTGCAACTTTCCGTGTCTCAGGGTGTTCCGCCGTTCGTGGTCGCAGCCTCAGGCGGTCAGGACATTCAGGTCGTGGATGTGGCCGTGAGCTATTCGGACAATGACAACTGCGTTGTGTCTGCAGGTCTGGAGATCGACAAGGAGTCCGCGGGCGAATTGGCCGGCAAGAAAGTTGCCGTGCCTTTGGGGACTGCGGCGCATTATGGTTTCCTGCGTCAGATGGACCATTTCGGCATCCCACTCGACAGCCTGCAGGTTGTGGACATGGCGCCACCGGAAGGGGCGGCGGCTCTGAGCCAGGGCGCGGTTGATTTCGCCTGTGGTTACGGCGGTGGTTTGGGCCGCATGAAGGAATACGGTAACGTCCTTTTGACGGGCGACGAAAAAGAAGAGCTGGGCATTCTGGTGTTTGACGTGACATCTGCGCCAGCGTCCTTCATCGCTGAAAACGGTGACACGGTTTCCAAGTTTCTGGCAGTGACAGCGGCCGCCAACGAGGAATGGAATACCAACCCGACAGACGAGATGCTGACCGTGATTGCGGAGCAAGCGGGTATGGATCTGGATGCGGCGAAATCCGCGATTTCCACGATGAAATTCCCAGGCGTCGAGGATCAGCTTTCTGAGACTTGGTTGGGCGGCAATGCGGCGACCTTCATGAAGGGTGTTGCGGATGTGTTCGTCGAAGCAGGTTCGATTGATTCTGCATTGGACAGCTATGAGGATGCGGTCAACACAGCGCCGCTGACAGCTGCCCAAGGCTTGTAA